GAGTGACAAAACCCGTGGGGAGGCTGTCCCACTCATCAAAGGCCACACCAGTGCCCAGTGAGTATGTGCCTGCTGCACACTTCTGGCACTGCTGAGTCCGCATGTCCAAAAACTCCCCCTCATTGCAGGAAAatgctacaaaatgaaaatttgaAAAAGGGAGATTCTTGGTAACATAATTACacattaggaaaaaaaactgcacaagTGTTGTACACTCACTGCACTGAGTGCCTTTCACTGGATCTGGGAGGCCTGTGCATGTGTCAGCCTTGTTGGGAATGGCCACCCTCCACCGAGAGCCCAGGACGTCACACTCTGTGTACTCAAAGTGATAATCtgactgcagggacaaaacagGTGGGAGTTTCACACAGTCAGATGAAAGCAAACATTTTATATAGTTACATTATCATCAAAAAGGAACACAGATCGTGAACTGacacacatttcagcaagcgtCTTTAGTTTTACATTCAAGGGGCAATAGTATAGAAAGgagtagtcaatgtacagcttgtacagcattATAGAGGCTTACTACAAATAAGTCAACACTAAATAGTCTAAATAGCTATCAATACAAGTGAGGGGCAAGATATTTGGtggcatcatggtctggggctgcatgagtgctgccaacaCTGTGGAGCCACAGTTCCTTGAAACATAAATCCCAACGTGTACTGTTACATCCTGAAGGACAGCATGATTGCATGGCAGTTGTCCAACATGATAACGAGCACAAACACACTTCCAAGatggtgatggagtggccaagtacgTCTCGAGACCTGAAGCCACTTCTCTAATGGAGGAGTGAAGGAGGATTCCACTAACAACCTGTGTAGTGCTGGTGAATTCCAAGCCCAAGGCAGTGAGATAACAATGGTCCTCACACAAAGTATATTCACAAAATGTTCACTTTGAGGTGTACTTGAAGTCTATTTAGGCAATAATTGCAGTGTGTTTACCTACTTTgaggacagtaaatctatactccCATACAAGTTGTGCACTGGCTACTCTAAAGCGCATATATCCAAGttttatttctatagtattgtcccttgagaagatagaatagttgctgaaatgtgaggcatGTACATGTATAGGAGATCGTGTACGAGTAAGAAGTACGAAACAGGTTTTTGTATCCTAGAAGGTTTTACATGGGTGACTTTTCTCCCAAAATGAGGACAGCCTCCTTTCCAAATAAAAGGTGAGGCTAATATTTGCCCAGGAGCCTGTTTCAAATGTTGTTCTAATCTTCCTTGTGACAGGTGTGATGCAACTCTGCTCCTTCAGTCAGCCATAGGGAGAATGCAGATTATCCAACCACTTCGTAAACATTTTAGTGCTGTTGGATACTTTACTTGGGACAGCAGGAAACAGCTTTGCCTCTATTTGTCTGTTGGGCCTTAACAATGCTTAGCCGGTGACTGACAAATAGCACACCACCCTTAAAATGTCACATGGGAAGGAACATTGTTATCTTGATCTTCCATCTCTGAAAATGGCAAAGCTtgcataattttaaaaatggtcCCAGCAGGCTCTAGTATTCCGCGGAAGATCATGCAAAAGACTAATCTAAGCCCACTCACATCCTCGCAGGATTAATAGTTAACAGAAACACACGTCAGTATAGGAGACAGCGTGAGTTTGTGTTTTCCATTAGGCGGACTGCATTAAGCTGTGGCTTAGTGTATCAGGTGATGGGTGGGATTTTAAAATGCATCTGACCTTTAACCAAACATGAAGGAACCACGACAACGTCACATAATGACTGCTGGGGCTCTTGGCCAAGaggaaaggcaaaaaaaaaaaaaaaaatgaaaagatgatcCTAAATATCCTCACCCTGTATAAACTCACTAGCATGAAAGATCAGTTGggaatattcaatttatattgTTTTAGTCCACACGTCAGTGCTCAAAATATGATACCTAatcttgttttattataaaCTATGCAAAATACAGAGCAAGTGATGGAGAGTGAAAAGCTCTTATAAAACAATTGCACAATAACCGGGATCATAGATGTTGCTGTGGAAGCATATGTTCATTTCCCACACACCGTTATGTAAATGAAGCCAAAGGATTTCAAGAGTCCTGCTAATGCAAATAATGCGGGATGACCAAATTGTATCGGTAGTTTTTGTTTACTTAGTGCTATAGGAATGGAGTTCTCATTGCATGATCACACGTCGaagtttcatccatccatccatccattttctatactgcttcatcctcattagggtcgcgggggcatgctggagcctattcgaAGTTTcacaatgttttaaatgtatttattattagtacCCTTAGGGCACATTTTATtccaattttacttttttattcacATGTTTACTTTGACGACAAAGCAACAGCAACTAATACAAAAAGAGCGATTGTTCTCACCTCTGTGCACATGGGCAAATccgctgatgtgtgtgcaaaAAGCAGCCAGAGTAGAAGGTATCTCATGTGTGCCGTGTCCCGCTGCATGGCGGCCTCCTGTCAGGGCTCAAGTGATGGAGACCGAGGAGGAGGTCGACCTGCGCCCTCAGGTGCTGGAGGTGCGGCCTCCCTTTGCAAACATACTGCTGGGGTTTGGTTGAGTCAGTGTTTAAAAGCCACACTGCTAGTAGTTTTACCAATTGGCTTACAGGGTGGTGGCGTTGCAAACACGAGATAAACCACATAAAATTTTACCTGTGACACGAAAAGGGAACCAtttcttttattgtgaaatgGTTTACCGGAAGTTTCACATTGCCAAGGAAACCAGGCGGTAAACATTAACTTGAGGATAGTCACAACACGGTGAAGgtatattttccaaatatgtcgAACCGGGATCCATTCCCCTTCCCAAAGCAAGAGAACGACTTCACTCTGAGCGGATTCAGGCCACAACAGGTGAGTCGAGCCGGACAGTCaaatttccaaaataaaaaatatgacaccTGTGTAGTTTGGCAATACAGTGTAAGTCAAAAGTACTTTCTCATGCTACTTTAATGATAAAGTATGTCCACAGCGAATTGACTCATCTTTTTATTAAATCTTCAtgctaaatactgtatgttcactGGACACAGTATTACAAGTAGAACAGTGCTCTAGTCAGGTTCTTCAAAGATAATGCTGATTTGGGTTTACACTGAGAAACATCTAGCAATGTTTAGTATCGTGGTTGTGGTTTTTCAGGGGTGTAGAACAGCACTGCATCCTAGTTTAGACCTTCTCGTGTAGCTAAATAAGTTTACCAATGAGcataatctttgtaaaggctCAATTTCTGATGCAACATATGTAATGGACGCAAGTTCATTGAGTATGCACATCGTATATTTCCAAAGATTTGCAGCAATTTCATACACAGTGaaaattaaatatgaaaataacatGGCATTTTGGACCATATAACAAATATAGACGCATAAAACTCAACAATATAATGTGCCATATCAAAATCGACTCTGAAATGTGTGGAATTGTTTAATGTCCATTACAAAGCATGTCATTTGTTTTCCCTTTCCCCTCTGCACAGACGCAAACCTATGACAAACCTACTCACATTGCCCAAATGGAGGAACCCTGGAGTCGCCTTCATAATGCAGCCACGGTGGCAAGCACCCAGCGAAGTGCAATGCATCACGAGCATGGGGTGAGCTGCATGGATTGCCAGTTTGAACTGGGTCATGTCTGGAACAAGCCTGAAATTTCAATATGAACATACAAATTCTCTGTCATCAGGTTCCACAAGACAGCCTTGACTTGCAGCTAAAGTCCATCTATGACCAACACAGAGACTTGTTTTGGAACAAGAATCAGGTTTTATACCAAAGGGAGTCTGTTTGTGATGCGTGCGAAAATGCTGTGGGAGTGTGTCCGCCCACACCAGTGCCCCATTTAAAGTACTAAGTGAAGATCAGGTAGTGCTGTATGAAGTTGATCCCTCCTTATCTTCTCTGATTACAACTAGGGTGGACAGGAAAACAaggattaataatgaaaaccggGCACCTGTTTATTCTCTGTCTGGGTAAGATGCTCCCCATATACAGCAAGAGTGTTTCCCTCAGACAGAAACCATATGGCATTAGaacctttaaaataaaaaccctTTTCACAAACACTGCCTTACTTGCCTCCAATTCACTTACACTGACAACTATTTAAAGATGCATTACAAAAAGATGGGACATTAAAGTTTGTTTCATTCATAACTTTCTGGAGGTTGAATGTAGAATGTTTTGTGGAATGTCAAAGGGTTCATATTCATgtctgagcttttcttcttAGGCATCGTCTCATAAAAGCTTTCTCGTCCCACTGGTTGGGGGGAACCATGTGGGCGCCGTTATGGACACAAAGGATAGTCATGTCCTGAGCGTATTCAAGATTGTGCAGCAGCTGCAAGAAACCACAACACAATGTCACTTTAGGGACAACCAAGGGTCAACACtagtacaaaaaaatcaaatgctCACTTTCGGTGTTATGAAGAAGTACTGCGACGTTCTCTCTTTGCAGGCGGTGCGAACAACAATGTCAAAGACTCTCCTCTCATTTAGAGGATCCATTCCCTAGACAGACAGCACATCATCCCAAACTAATGTAAGTACAACCTTACTGAGTCTATTATAATGCTTCAAATAGGTTGGTCGTGTTTTTGTTGAAGGGTGGAATTGATTCAGGCCCAGTGACTGTGTGAATGATTGATGAATTGATTAGATGTGTCAATGCAGGAAGTACCAAGTGTAGTGTGTATGATCATGTTACCTGGTTGATCTCATCCACCACTCTGAAGGGGCAACGGTTGAGTTCCTGCAAGGCCATGAGGTACAACACAGTGGAGACGCTGCGCTCTCCTCCACTCTGATGGAAGGGTGTAAGCTCATGCAACTGACTACTCTTGTGGAACTTGACCCGTATACAGATCCCATACTTGTCATATTCTTCCTGCAGTGAACAGGAAACAGGAGACTTAACTTTGGTGCCCATGTGAACTCAAATGTGGTGGAAAAATAGTGAATACATGCATGGAGGTAAAATCACAGATAGaatcatgcatttttttctgttacctCATTCTCAAAGTGGAGATCCACCTCTCCTGCACACTGCATGGAGCAAAAGAAATCACTGAACTTGTCATTGATCTGTTCCACAAGCTGCTTCAGAGGGTTGAGCCAGCGTTCTTTAGCCTgcgaaaaaacacacacacactaaagccACTGAACTCACTTAGTTTTCTGATGGACAGCTTGGTTCACCGTTTTTTTCAACAACAAATACTATGAATTCAAGCAACCAGTTATACCTCTGATATATTTTGTCTGAAAGCAGTTAAGGCAGCGTTCTTGTCGTTCAGTTCCTGTTCAAGCTGTTTAATTTCCTGCTCCCGCTTTTTGTACTCGTCAACAACCTTCGacacaaaaatatttcagaagaccaacacaacaaaagctattatttaattaattgttaAGCTTAAATAAATTATCAACAATCTTCTTTGACAATGAGTTGTCATGTTGTTAGTATTATAACCTACAATATATGTCTACATAggttgttaacatttttatattttattgtagtacaGTGGAAGCTGTGGAAACCTCAACTGAATGTCAAGTGATCTTACAGTTTTACTGAGTCCTGTAAAGCATTCGGCTCTGGACCGTTCTTCATTCAACATGGCGTCCAACTCGTCCAGTGTGTCTGGTAGCTGACCGAAAGCCTGTATCAACAAAAACAAGTACCACTTCTCACATCCCCCTCAGCGCACACAAGtacattttttccccagaaAGAGTTAAACAAAATAATGGCACTGACAGTTTGCAGGTCCTGGGGTAACACATCATCAGGTTGCATCCTACAAATTGA
Above is a genomic segment from Dunckerocampus dactyliophorus isolate RoL2022-P2 chromosome 1, RoL_Ddac_1.1, whole genome shotgun sequence containing:
- the cfap276 gene encoding LOW QUALITY PROTEIN: cilia- and flagella-associated protein 276 (The sequence of the model RefSeq protein was modified relative to this genomic sequence to represent the inferred CDS: substituted 1 base at 1 genomic stop codon), with amino-acid sequence MSNRDPFPFPKQENDFTLSGFRPQQTQTYDKPTHIAQMEEPWSRLHNAATVASTQRSAMHHEHGVTXNFNMNIQILCHQVPQDSLDLQLKSIYDQHRDLFWNKNQVLYQRESVCDACENAVGVCPPTPVPHLKY